The nucleotide window ACCCTCGCGGCCATACTCATCAACACTCAGTACCGCGTCCGCGGGCAGGCCCACCCTGTCCAGCGCATCCCGGATGATCCCCAGCAAAGCTACGTTCGTCTCGGCTGCCGCACTCCCGCCCCGCAGGATGACGGCGTTGCCACTCTTGAGCGCCAGACCGGCGATGTCCACGGTGACGTTGGGACGGGCTTCGTAGATAGCTGCCACCACACCCATGGGCACATGCACCTGCCGCAGTCGCAGGCCATTGGGCAGTGTCTGCCCGCGCATCACGGTACCGACGGGATCCGGCAGGCCGGCCAGGCTGTGCAGTGCCGCCGCGAGCGAGTCGATACGGGCAGGATCCAGCTTCAGGCGGTCAAGCATCGCCTTGCTCGTGCCGTTGTTCCGGCCTTCCTCGACATCCAGCCGGTTCGCATGCAGCACAATGTCGCGCTTGGCGACCAGCTGCTCGGCGATCTCTACCAGCGCCCGATCCTTCCAAGCCCGGTTGGCGCGGGCCATCCGCCGCGAAGCCGCGCGGGAGCGCTCGGCAATACTGTGGACGGCAGCAGTGACATTCGGCTGCTCTGCAACGGACTGCTCGGTAACGGCCGGGGTCTGGGAGTCAGCTGTCTGGGTCATAGTCCGATTTTAGCCGTTATAGTCACTGACCGTTTTCGCATTACGTAGTCTGCGCTACAGCATCACCAGGTCGTCCACGTGGATGACCTCACGCTCGTACTGGCGCCCCAGGCTGGCGCTCAGCTCTTTGGTGGAGCGTCCAAGCATCCGGGGCAGCTCGTAGGAAGAGAAGTTGACGAGTCCGCGGGCCACGATGCGGCCAGCGGAATCGGCTATTTCCACCGGGTCTCCCGGCTCGAAGGTCCCTTTGACCGAGGTTATCCCCGCTGGCAACAGCGAGCGGTGGCGTTCGCGCACGGCCTGCACGGCGCCGTCGTCGATTGTCAGGCGGCCCTGGATGGTGGCCAGGTGCGCCAGCCAGAGCAGCCGCACGGGGCGGCGCGTGCCGTTGGTGCTGAACCACGTTCCAACGTCCTCGCCCGACAGTGCGGCGGCGGCATTGGCTGTGGCCGTGACAAGAGCGGGAATGCCGGATTCGGCAGCCATGGCGGCGGCCTCGACCTTGGTCACCATTCCCCCGGTACCGACGCCGGCCTTGCCCGTACGGCCGATGCTGACCCCGTCCAGATCGGCGGGCCCGGCAACGTGCGCGATGCGTTTGGCCCCGGCCTTCGGCGGCCCGTCGTAGAGTGCATCGACGTCGGAAAGCAGGACCAGCGCATCGGCCTTGACCAGATGGGCCACCAGCGCCGCCAAGCGGTCATTGTCGCCGAACCGGATCTCATGCGTGGCCACGGTGTCGTTCTCGTTAACCACAGGAACGACGCCGAGGTGCAGCAACCGGTTCAACGCCCGGTAGGCATTCGCATAGTGCTGGCGGCGCATCAGGTCTTCGGCGGTCAGCAGCACTTGGCTGACTGCCACGCCGTGGGCGCCGAAGGCCTGGGTATAGCGGGCCATCAACAGCCCTTGGCCCACGCTGGCAGCCGCCTGCTGGGTGGCCAGGTCACGGGGACGGCGCCCCAGACCCAGCGGAGCCAGTCCGGCTGCGATGGCACCTGAGGAAACCAGGATCAGCTCCGTGCCGGTGTTGCGGCGCGCGGCGAGCACGTCCACCAGGGACAGTAAGGCATCCTCGGAGATCCCCCCGGCCACGGAGGTCAGCGACGATGAGCCGACCTTAACTACTACCCTGCCGGCGGTCCGCAGCAGTGTACGGTCCGCCGGTTGAGCGCTAGCTTTCATCGTCTTCTTCCGATGCCCCGCTTCCGGCGTGGTGCTTGTAATTGACGGATTCGGTCCAGATGCCGGCCTTTCGCTCGGCTTCCAGCTCCGCGCGTGCAGCAGCCCGGGCGTCCTTGCGCTCCTGCTGGTCCTGGCGCTTCTGGCTGCGCGTGGGACGGCTGCTGAAGTCGTCGAGCCGGATATCGGTCCCGCGTGGTGCCCCGGCCAGCAGCTCGGCGCCGCCCATCATGGTTGGCTCCCAGTCGAAGACAACGGCGTCGTCTTCGCCGATGACCACAGTGGATCCCGGCACGGCTCCGGCCTTGAAGAGTTTGTCCTCGACACCCAGTTTGGCAAGGCGGTCCGAGAGGTATCCCACGGCCTCGTCATTATTGAAGTCGGTCTGCTTGACCCAGCGCTCTGGCTTTTCGCCGAGCACGCGGTACAGCGGCTCGAGGTTCTTTTCTTCCTTGCGGATGATGAACCCGGCCTCGTTGACGGCCCTCGGCCGCAGGACAACCTTGACCGGTGCCGGCTTGGCTGCCGCCTCCTGACGTGCCGCTGCGACGATGTCCGCCATGGCAAAGCTCAGTTGGCGCAGTCCCTCGTGGCTGACCGCGGAGATTTCGAAGACTTTGTAGCCGCGCTTCTCCAGTTCGGGCCGGACGAACTCCGCCATATCCTTGCCGTCGGGCACATCCACCTTGTTCAGCGCCACCAGCCGGGGCCGCTCGTTCAAGGGCACGACGGCGCCGTCGGCACCGGCGTAGCTGAGGTCGACGGCGTAGGCCGCCAGTTCCGCCTCGATGGTCTCCAGATCAGAGATCGGGTCGCGGTCGGCTTCCAAGCTGGCGCAGTCGAGAACATGTACCAGGGCAGCGCACCGCTCCACGTGACGCAGGAATTCGTGGCCTAGGCCCTTGCCTTCGCTGGCACCGGGGATCAGTCCGGGCACATCGGCGACGGTGAAACGCACGTCGCCGGCCTGGACTACGCCCAGGTTCGGCACCAATGTGGTGAACGGATAGTCGGCGATCTTCGGCCGCGCGGCGCTCAGGGCCGCAATCAGGCTCGACTTACCGGCCGAGGGGAAGCCCACCAGCGCGATATCCGCCACGGTCTTCAGCTCCAGCACGATGTCGCGCTCGTCGCCCGGTACACCCAGCAGGGCAAAGCCGGGGGCCTTGCGCTTCTGCGAGGACAGCGAGGCATTGCCCAGCCCGCCCTGGCCACCGGCCGCCGCCACGTACTCGGCGCCTTCGCCGATGAGGTCGGCCAGCACTTCGCCGTCCTTGGTCTTGACCACGGTGCCGTCCGGGACAGGCAGGATCAGCGTTTCGCCGTTGCTGCCGTGGCGCATATCGCCCTTGCCGAAGTCACCGTTGCTGGCGTGCC belongs to Arthrobacter crystallopoietes and includes:
- the proB gene encoding glutamate 5-kinase; protein product: MKASAQPADRTLLRTAGRVVVKVGSSSLTSVAGGISEDALLSLVDVLAARRNTGTELILVSSGAIAAGLAPLGLGRRPRDLATQQAAASVGQGLLMARYTQAFGAHGVAVSQVLLTAEDLMRRQHYANAYRALNRLLHLGVVPVVNENDTVATHEIRFGDNDRLAALVAHLVKADALVLLSDVDALYDGPPKAGAKRIAHVAGPADLDGVSIGRTGKAGVGTGGMVTKVEAAAMAAESGIPALVTATANAAAALSGEDVGTWFSTNGTRRPVRLLWLAHLATIQGRLTIDDGAVQAVRERHRSLLPAGITSVKGTFEPGDPVEIADSAGRIVARGLVNFSSYELPRMLGRSTKELSASLGRQYEREVIHVDDLVML
- the obgE gene encoding GTPase ObgE, which translates into the protein MATFVDRVVLHVSGGTGGHGCVSVKREKFKPLGGPDGGNGGNGGDVILRVDSQTTTLLSYHHAPHRHASNGDFGKGDMRHGSNGETLILPVPDGTVVKTKDGEVLADLIGEGAEYVAAAGGQGGLGNASLSSQKRKAPGFALLGVPGDERDIVLELKTVADIALVGFPSAGKSSLIAALSAARPKIADYPFTTLVPNLGVVQAGDVRFTVADVPGLIPGASEGKGLGHEFLRHVERCAALVHVLDCASLEADRDPISDLETIEAELAAYAVDLSYAGADGAVVPLNERPRLVALNKVDVPDGKDMAEFVRPELEKRGYKVFEISAVSHEGLRQLSFAMADIVAAARQEAAAKPAPVKVVLRPRAVNEAGFIIRKEEKNLEPLYRVLGEKPERWVKQTDFNNDEAVGYLSDRLAKLGVEDKLFKAGAVPGSTVVIGEDDAVVFDWEPTMMGGAELLAGAPRGTDIRLDDFSSRPTRSQKRQDQQERKDARAAARAELEAERKAGIWTESVNYKHHAGSGASEEDDES